In Xenorhabdus nematophila ATCC 19061, one DNA window encodes the following:
- the yhfZ gene encoding GntR family transcriptional regulator YhfZ, whose translation MMNQTFIKKEGIAQAFLARYLLSEQSGNRLKTIELLAKECGLSVGLMQAALKSLEQTQAIGIKRRGRNGSILVQINHKLLLEYADIGNVVCAMPLPYTRAYEGLASGLKALCAGIPFYFAHMRGSDIRIECLLSGVYDLAVTSRLAAEQHPENKDLYIALSLGTHSYTDRHRLIFRHGEMESIRRVGLDSTSADQKIMTNQFFEGKEIELIEVSYHECLNQIIKGHIDAAIWNVGQGHELLAQGLMTQLPDDSECFIKASEAVILVHKDNIPIQQLLHTMVDRDKLLTHQQNVIAGTIEPVY comes from the coding sequence ATGATGAATCAAACATTCATTAAAAAAGAGGGAATTGCCCAAGCGTTTTTGGCTCGTTACCTCCTCTCAGAACAATCTGGCAACCGTCTGAAAACCATAGAATTACTAGCAAAAGAATGTGGTTTATCCGTGGGTTTAATGCAGGCAGCATTAAAATCACTCGAACAGACACAGGCGATTGGCATTAAGCGTCGTGGTCGTAACGGTAGCATCCTTGTGCAAATAAACCACAAATTGCTCTTGGAGTATGCCGATATTGGTAATGTAGTCTGTGCGATGCCATTGCCTTATACCCGCGCTTATGAAGGGCTGGCAAGTGGTTTGAAAGCATTGTGTGCAGGTATTCCTTTTTACTTTGCCCATATGCGAGGCTCAGATATCCGCATTGAATGCTTACTGAGCGGTGTTTATGACTTAGCAGTAACATCAAGACTTGCAGCAGAGCAACACCCTGAAAATAAAGATTTATATATTGCGCTTTCACTAGGGACACACAGTTATACAGACAGGCATAGGTTAATCTTCCGTCATGGCGAAATGGAATCTATTCGCCGCGTTGGGTTGGATAGTACCTCGGCAGACCAAAAAATAATGACAAATCAATTCTTTGAAGGAAAAGAAATTGAATTAATCGAGGTCTCCTACCACGAATGTCTGAATCAAATCATAAAAGGCCATATTGATGCGGCTATCTGGAATGTCGGACAAGGCCATGAGCTGCTCGCTCAGGGCCTGATGACGCAGCTTCCTGATGATAGTGAGTGTTTTATCAAAGCTTCTGAAGCCGTTATTCTTGTCCATAAAGATAACATCCCTATTCAGCAGCTCCTGCATACTATGGTTGATAGAGATAAATTACTCACTCATCAACAAAATGTCATCGCAGGTACCATTGAACCCGTTTATTGA
- a CDS encoding alpha/beta fold hydrolase — MQVTANNISIEVEDSGGETRPALLLIMGLSMQLIDWPDEIIGRLVESGFRVVCYDNRDVGLSQKFDHAQSRSVVWQKIRHSLRLPVHAPYSVRDMADDALGVLDALNISQAHIIGASMGGMIGQWLAAMYPERVKSLVSIMSSSGARNLPSLGSDIFASILKKPASSDESDLIEHQLNLARIVSGPFHQLDEEALRQHLRIALRRSGYHPQGVLRQMLAIMADSQRPEILAKINCPTFVLHGDADPLINIACGEDTAKRITGAEFLPVHQMGHNFPPQFMQALTENVIPFLHGVK, encoded by the coding sequence ATGCAGGTAACTGCCAATAATATTTCAATTGAAGTTGAAGACAGTGGTGGAGAAACCCGCCCGGCACTTTTGCTTATTATGGGTTTGAGTATGCAGCTCATTGATTGGCCTGATGAAATCATTGGCCGATTAGTTGAGTCGGGATTCAGAGTGGTTTGCTATGACAACCGTGATGTAGGGTTAAGTCAGAAATTTGATCACGCTCAATCGCGCTCTGTGGTATGGCAGAAGATTCGTCATTCTTTGCGGTTGCCGGTTCATGCGCCTTACAGCGTGCGGGATATGGCAGATGATGCCCTGGGTGTGCTTGATGCGTTGAATATTTCACAAGCGCATATTATTGGTGCGTCAATGGGAGGGATGATTGGGCAATGGCTGGCTGCGATGTATCCTGAGCGTGTCAAAAGTTTAGTCAGTATTATGAGTTCAAGTGGTGCGCGTAATCTGCCGTCATTGGGTTCAGATATTTTCGCATCAATATTGAAAAAGCCGGCAAGTTCAGATGAGAGTGATTTGATTGAGCATCAATTGAATCTGGCTCGAATTGTTTCTGGACCTTTCCATCAGTTGGATGAAGAAGCGTTGAGACAACATTTAAGAATAGCTTTGCGGCGGAGTGGTTATCATCCACAAGGAGTATTACGTCAGATGTTGGCTATTATGGCTGACTCTCAGCGGCCTGAGATTTTGGCAAAAATTAACTGTCCGACATTCGTTTTGCATGGTGACGCAGATCCACTCATTAATATCGCCTGTGGTGAAGACACGGCTAAACGGATCACGGGAGCTGAATTTTTGCCTGTCCATCAAATGGGGCATAATTTTCCGCCGCAATTTATGCAAGCGTTGACGGAGAACGTGATTCCATTTTTACATGGAGTGAAATGA
- a CDS encoding GNAT family N-acetyltransferase codes for MHKLYLMPHLTGKKYGDQLFDHIVKLGQEQGQKWLWLEVLEQNTSAIKFYARKGIKWQKDILFTSPKQQSTMYIMTKNLV; via the coding sequence TTGCATAAACTCTATCTGATGCCACATCTGACAGGGAAAAAATATGGCGATCAATTATTCGACCATATCGTCAAACTCGGTCAGGAGCAGGGACAAAAATGGCTTTGGCTGGAAGTATTGGAACAGAATACATCTGCCATTAAGTTTTATGCCAGAAAAGGTATAAAATGGCAGAAAGATATCCTTTTTACCAGCCCAAAACAGCAAAGCACAATGTATATAATGACGAAGAATTTAGTTTAA
- the glpD gene encoding glycerol-3-phosphate dehydrogenase yields METKDLIIIGGGINGAGIAADAAGRGLSVLLLEGQDLASATSSASSKLIHGGLRYLEHYEFRLVSEALAEREVLLKLAPHIAFPMRFRLPHQPHLRPAWMIRIGLFLYDNLGKRVSLPGSKGLKFGAHSVLKPSITRGFEYSDCWVDDARLVVLNAQEVQKHGGEVRTRTQVTRAYRENDYWVVEAEDLTTGETHTWRAKGLVNATGPWVKNFFDNGLQLKSPYGIRLIKGSHIVVPRVHDEPQSYILQNEDNRIVFVIPWNNDFSIIGTTDVEYQGDPKDVKIDDKEIDYLLKVYNDHFKKQLSRDDVVWTYSGVRPLCDDESDSPQAITRDYTLDVQDEQGQTPLLSVFGGKLTTYRKLAEHAMEKLAQYYPNAGKAWTKTGQLPGGDLDGYDRDGYARLLRQRYNWLPEGMALRYARTYGSHSQIILKGAEALTDLGEFFGHGLYEAELRYLVEHEWVRQLDDAIWRRTKLGMWLTDEQKQRVADWLAQNVKSAQPQG; encoded by the coding sequence ATGGAAACCAAAGACTTGATTATCATCGGCGGCGGAATTAACGGCGCTGGTATTGCAGCAGATGCTGCTGGCCGGGGACTTTCCGTCCTGCTGTTGGAAGGTCAAGACTTGGCCAGCGCGACTTCGTCTGCCAGTTCAAAGCTGATCCACGGTGGCTTACGCTATCTGGAACATTATGAATTCCGTCTGGTCAGTGAAGCACTGGCAGAACGTGAAGTACTCTTGAAACTGGCTCCCCATATTGCATTCCCGATGCGTTTTCGTTTGCCACACCAACCGCATCTGCGTCCTGCCTGGATGATCCGCATTGGTCTGTTCCTGTACGATAACTTGGGTAAACGTGTTAGCTTACCGGGCAGCAAGGGGCTGAAATTCGGTGCACACTCAGTACTGAAACCCTCCATCACCCGTGGCTTTGAATATTCCGACTGTTGGGTTGATGATGCACGTCTGGTTGTGCTGAACGCGCAGGAAGTACAAAAACACGGTGGCGAAGTGCGTACCCGTACCCAAGTCACCCGAGCATATCGTGAAAATGATTACTGGGTAGTTGAGGCTGAAGATCTCACCACAGGGGAAACCCACACATGGCGCGCGAAAGGCCTGGTCAACGCGACCGGACCGTGGGTGAAAAACTTCTTCGATAACGGACTGCAATTGAAATCACCTTATGGTATCCGTTTGATCAAAGGCAGCCATATCGTTGTTCCCCGCGTCCATGATGAGCCGCAGTCTTATATTCTGCAAAACGAAGATAACCGCATCGTATTTGTCATTCCATGGAATAATGATTTTTCCATCATCGGTACGACTGATGTTGAATACCAAGGCGATCCGAAAGACGTTAAAATTGATGATAAAGAAATCGATTATTTGTTGAAAGTCTATAACGATCACTTCAAAAAACAACTTAGCCGCGATGATGTTGTCTGGACTTACTCTGGCGTTCGCCCGTTATGTGATGATGAATCCGATTCACCACAAGCGATAACCCGCGATTACACACTGGATGTACAAGATGAACAGGGACAAACGCCATTATTGTCGGTATTCGGTGGCAAGCTGACGACTTACCGTAAGCTGGCTGAGCATGCTATGGAGAAACTGGCACAGTACTATCCAAATGCTGGCAAGGCATGGACCAAAACCGGCCAGTTACCGGGCGGTGATCTGGACGGTTATGACCGCGATGGTTATGCCCGCCTGCTGCGTCAGCGCTATAACTGGTTACCAGAAGGTATGGCACTGCGTTATGCCCGCACTTACGGCAGCCACAGCCAAATCATCCTGAAAGGAGCTGAAGCCCTGACCGATCTCGGCGAGTTCTTTGGTCATGGCCTGTATGAAGCTGAACTACGTTATCTGGTTGAACACGAGTGGGTCAGACAATTGGATGATGCTATCTGGCGCCGCACTAAACTGGGTATGTGGCTCACTGATGAGCAGAAACAGCGCGTCGCTGACTGGCTGGCACAGAACGTCAAATCGGCTCAACCACAGGGCTGA
- a CDS encoding DeoR/GlpR family transcriptional regulator, producing MKQTQRHDAIIELVRLQGYVSTEELVEHFDVSPQTIRRDLNDLADKNKIQRHHGGAALPSSSVNTAYHDRKIMWSDEKARIAQQVATQIPNGATLFIDIGTTPEAVAHALLNHRDLRIVTNNLNVATLFMGKEDFRLILAGGEVRTRDGGIIGEATLDFISQFRLDFGILGISGIDSDGSLLEFDYHEVRTKRAIIENSRCVMLVADHSKFGRSAMVNLGNMNLIDFLFTDKAPPPNIQKIIEQYSVKLELC from the coding sequence GTGAAGCAAACTCAGCGACATGATGCAATAATCGAGCTGGTGCGTCTTCAAGGTTATGTCAGCACTGAAGAGCTGGTTGAGCATTTTGATGTCAGCCCGCAAACCATTCGACGTGATTTAAATGATCTGGCAGATAAAAATAAAATTCAACGTCATCACGGCGGCGCCGCATTACCTTCCAGCTCGGTTAATACCGCCTATCATGATCGTAAAATCATGTGGTCAGATGAAAAAGCCCGGATTGCGCAGCAAGTTGCCACGCAAATCCCAAACGGTGCAACTTTGTTCATTGATATCGGCACAACGCCAGAAGCGGTGGCTCATGCACTGCTAAACCATCGCGATTTACGGATTGTTACCAATAACCTTAACGTCGCAACATTATTTATGGGTAAAGAAGACTTCCGTCTGATTTTGGCGGGAGGTGAGGTTCGCACCCGTGATGGTGGCATCATCGGTGAAGCAACACTGGATTTCATCTCCCAATTCCGCCTTGATTTTGGCATTCTTGGGATCAGTGGTATTGATAGCGATGGTTCCCTGCTGGAATTCGATTATCATGAAGTCCGTACCAAACGTGCCATTATCGAAAACTCCCGTTGTGTCATGTTAGTAGCTGATCATTCAAAATTTGGCCGCAGCGCCATGGTGAATCTCGGCAATATGAACCTGATTGATTTCTTGTTCACCGATAAAGCCCCGCCACCGAATATCCAGAAAATCATTGAGCAATATAGCGTCAAGCTGGAACTGTGCTAA
- the glpG gene encoding rhomboid family intramembrane serine protease GlpG: MIHITSISNPRLAQAFIDYMAMQSVHLIMRPTDEPSLVELWLKDDSQLNLVEQELRYFIRDPLHERYQAASWQTGKSDILFKYRNNLNWSTLRSQSGPLTISMTAICILVYFWIQIAGTPDVMNWLAWPNNDQYLELWRWVSHAVLHFSLTHLLFNLVLWWYLGSQVERKMSAGKLFEITIVSAFFSGWAQSLFSGSHFGGLSGVVYALIGYVWLTGELSPKRGISVPRGLIAITVIWLLVGYFDVFPLNIANAAHVSGLIIGLFMGLWDNLRKQKNQEYSK, translated from the coding sequence ATGATCCATATAACCTCTATATCCAACCCTCGACTGGCTCAGGCCTTTATTGATTATATGGCAATGCAAAGCGTTCATTTGATCATGCGCCCCACCGATGAACCATCCCTGGTTGAACTATGGCTGAAAGATGATAGCCAGCTAAATCTGGTTGAACAGGAACTGCGTTACTTTATCCGTGATCCACTTCATGAACGCTATCAGGCAGCCAGCTGGCAAACGGGCAAATCAGACATCCTGTTTAAATATCGCAATAACCTGAACTGGAGTACCCTCCGAAGCCAGTCTGGCCCCCTGACCATTTCCATGACAGCAATTTGTATCCTGGTTTACTTCTGGATACAGATTGCCGGCACGCCTGATGTCATGAATTGGCTGGCATGGCCTAACAATGACCAATATCTGGAATTATGGCGTTGGGTCAGCCATGCTGTGTTGCATTTTTCCCTGACACATCTTCTCTTTAATCTCGTGTTGTGGTGGTATCTCGGCAGTCAGGTAGAGAGGAAGATGAGTGCCGGAAAACTCTTTGAAATCACGATAGTATCTGCATTTTTCAGTGGTTGGGCACAATCATTGTTCAGTGGTTCTCATTTCGGTGGGCTTTCTGGGGTCGTCTACGCACTGATTGGGTATGTTTGGCTGACAGGTGAACTCTCACCCAAGCGAGGAATCAGTGTGCCCAGAGGGTTGATCGCTATCACTGTCATCTGGTTATTGGTGGGTTATTTCGATGTATTTCCGTTAAACATCGCCAATGCCGCCCACGTTTCAGGATTAATCATCGGGTTATTCATGGGCCTATGGGATAATTTACGTAAACAAAAAAATCAAGAATATTCCAAATGA
- the glpE gene encoding thiosulfate sulfurtransferase GlpE codes for MDHFQTINPDQAYQYWLEKTAVMVDIRDPQSFRTGHVTDAFHLTNETLNNFLQEADFDRPVMVMCYHGHSSQGAAQYLINMGFETVYSVNGGFDVWQKNYPQAVRTL; via the coding sequence ATGGACCATTTTCAAACAATAAACCCTGATCAGGCTTACCAGTATTGGCTCGAAAAAACCGCTGTCATGGTTGATATCCGTGATCCGCAGAGTTTCCGTACCGGGCATGTAACAGACGCATTTCACCTCACCAATGAGACACTCAATAACTTCTTGCAGGAAGCGGATTTTGACCGACCCGTTATGGTGATGTGCTATCACGGCCATAGCAGCCAGGGGGCAGCGCAATATCTCATCAATATGGGTTTTGAGACCGTTTACAGTGTCAATGGTGGTTTTGATGTCTGGCAAAAGAACTATCCTCAGGCCGTCCGTACCCTATGA
- the nfuA gene encoding Fe-S biogenesis protein NfuA, protein MINITEAAQAHFAKLLANQEPGTQIRVFVINPGTPTAECGVSYCPPDAVEATDTELKFDQLSAYVDEVSAPFLEEAVIDFVTDQLGSQLTLKAPNAKMRKVDDDAPLIDRVEYVLQSQINPQLAGHGGRVSLMEITDEGYAILQFGGGCNGCSMVDVTLKEGIEKQLLQVFPELTGVKDLTEHQRGEHSYY, encoded by the coding sequence ATGATTAATATTACTGAAGCAGCGCAAGCACACTTTGCCAAGCTACTGGCAAATCAAGAACCGGGTACACAAATCCGTGTTTTTGTCATTAATCCAGGAACACCAACCGCTGAATGCGGCGTTTCCTATTGCCCACCAGATGCTGTTGAAGCCACGGATACCGAACTCAAGTTTGACCAACTTTCCGCCTATGTTGATGAAGTCAGTGCGCCTTTTCTGGAAGAAGCCGTGATTGATTTTGTCACCGACCAACTTGGCTCCCAGCTGACTCTGAAAGCCCCCAATGCCAAGATGCGTAAAGTGGATGACGATGCTCCGTTAATTGATCGCGTCGAATATGTCCTGCAATCACAGATCAATCCGCAGCTGGCAGGGCATGGCGGTCGCGTCAGCCTGATGGAGATCACCGATGAAGGTTATGCCATTCTGCAATTCGGCGGTGGATGCAACGGCTGTTCAATGGTCGATGTCACGCTGAAAGAAGGGATTGAAAAACAATTGCTACAGGTGTTCCCTGAATTGACCGGCGTGAAAGACCTGACTGAACACCAACGTGGTGAACACTCTTATTACTGA